Proteins from one Nitrospirota bacterium genomic window:
- a CDS encoding PLDc N-terminal domain-containing protein, with amino-acid sequence MNGLEPFLRVIDPAAVALALVALAPATLWVIALVDIVRSRFPPGRKPFWLVVVLLLPLVGFILYYAKGRKERVWR; translated from the coding sequence ATGAACGGCCTTGAGCCCTTCCTCAGAGTTATCGACCCAGCGGCGGTGGCCCTGGCCCTGGTCGCCCTGGCCCCGGCTACCCTCTGGGTGATAGCCCTGGTGGATATCGTGAGAAGCCGCTTCCCCCCTGGGCGGAAGCCCTTCTGGCTCGTGGTCGTCCTGCTCCTGCCCCTGGTGGGCTTTATCCTTTATTACGCCAAGGGCAGGAAGGAGAGGGTTTGGAGGTAG